A section of the Leptospira kobayashii genome encodes:
- a CDS encoding flagellar hook-basal body protein: MIRGLYTGANGMISQQVRMDVIANNLANVDKTAFKRDTTVFKTFPEMLLHRFSEDGIGKTPMGSFDTAPVVGKLGFGAEVNEVYTRFEQGAVKKTDNHFDLMIQDQPGNENPGFFMVQTNRGERMTRGGNFVLDKNGFVVTPQGFPLLGEKGPIQVNQGNFLVKENGEVYINARIGTDPKNGTNVSENRYDDAAFLDKLKIRTVENPRHLDKEGDSFYSDTPESGEPTAFPERLEPQILQGFLEASNVSVVTEMVDMIEVNRAYEANSKTMQTQDSLLGRLFEVIR, from the coding sequence ATGATACGTGGATTGTATACTGGCGCTAACGGAATGATTTCCCAACAAGTAAGAATGGATGTCATTGCAAATAATCTTGCCAATGTTGATAAGACCGCTTTCAAAAGGGACACGACCGTATTCAAAACTTTCCCTGAGATGTTGCTCCACAGATTTTCGGAAGACGGAATCGGCAAAACTCCGATGGGCTCCTTCGATACAGCACCCGTGGTCGGTAAACTGGGGTTTGGTGCCGAAGTAAATGAAGTCTATACCCGTTTCGAACAAGGCGCTGTTAAAAAAACCGACAATCATTTTGATCTTATGATCCAAGACCAACCTGGGAACGAAAATCCGGGTTTCTTTATGGTGCAAACCAACCGAGGGGAACGAATGACCCGGGGGGGGAATTTCGTATTGGATAAAAACGGATTTGTAGTCACTCCTCAAGGGTTTCCTCTTTTGGGTGAGAAGGGTCCCATCCAAGTGAATCAAGGAAATTTTTTGGTAAAGGAAAACGGGGAAGTATATATCAATGCGCGCATTGGAACCGATCCCAAAAACGGAACCAATGTTTCCGAGAACAGATATGATGACGCTGCATTTTTGGATAAATTAAAAATCAGAACCGTTGAGAATCCCCGCCACTTGGACAAAGAAGGGGACTCTTTTTATTCCGATACTCCCGAATCGGGAGAGCCGACTGCCTTTCCGGAAAGACTCGAACCTCAGATTTTGCAAGGTTTTCTGGAAGCATCCAACGTATCGGTTGTTACTGAAATGGTGGATATGATCGAAGTGAATCGCGCTTACGAAGCGAATTCCAAAACAATGCAAACCCAAGATAGTTTACTCGGAAGGTTATTCGAAGTTATACGGTAG
- a CDS encoding PaaI family thioesterase, with product MEILELAKNVIPKDIFKFKGGSDLIENVQFLIEQCHPAATKMKVLSLEADFSSATIPYAMENRALHGLMHGGCYFTVGDTLTAIMCMFHMKKETEIMVTTNASIRYLRPIKRDTVKAKVRLTKKNGNHLDFTCDFFNEENKRAAQAKYSYVLTEIQN from the coding sequence ATGGAAATTTTAGAATTAGCTAAAAATGTGATTCCAAAAGATATTTTTAAATTTAAAGGAGGGAGTGATTTGATTGAAAATGTTCAATTTTTAATCGAACAATGCCACCCAGCCGCCACAAAAATGAAGGTTCTTAGTTTGGAAGCCGATTTCTCTAGTGCAACAATCCCCTATGCAATGGAAAACCGAGCACTCCATGGTCTTATGCACGGAGGCTGTTATTTCACGGTTGGTGACACACTGACGGCGATTATGTGCATGTTTCATATGAAAAAAGAAACGGAGATCATGGTGACAACGAACGCGTCGATTCGTTATTTACGTCCGATCAAACGGGATACAGTGAAGGCAAAAGTTAGATTAACCAAAAAAAACGGCAACCATTTGGATTTTACATGTGACTTTTTTAATGAAGAAAACAAAAGAGCCGCACAAGCGAAATACAGTTATGTTTTAACAGAAATACAAAACTAA
- a CDS encoding TetR/AcrR family transcriptional regulator, which translates to MKNRPRKPSSVFTLSARIEANPGARLLSAAKDIFYSHGYAMAGINEVIEKSNTSKKSFYHYYPSKTDLGHAFLLLERDNLYELVDHFINKNPNNYKAFITSWSRFLKLMGRSKSYKGCPFANLSAQSTGEFTTEITNTMGQLKDKLIQFLEKSELALKRKEAEKKAKSILVLYEGCIQMWKLTGDISYFDQFKDLLIA; encoded by the coding sequence GTGAAAAATCGTCCCAGAAAACCCTCCTCCGTTTTTACTCTTAGTGCGCGCATTGAAGCCAACCCTGGTGCTCGACTTCTCAGTGCCGCAAAAGATATATTTTATTCGCACGGTTATGCAATGGCCGGCATCAACGAAGTGATTGAAAAATCAAATACCTCCAAAAAAAGTTTTTATCATTATTATCCGAGTAAAACAGATTTGGGCCATGCCTTCCTACTTTTGGAAAGGGACAACTTGTACGAATTGGTCGATCATTTTATTAATAAAAATCCAAATAATTATAAAGCGTTCATCACCTCGTGGAGCCGCTTTTTAAAATTAATGGGTCGGTCAAAGTCATATAAAGGGTGTCCGTTCGCCAATCTATCCGCACAATCGACGGGTGAATTTACCACTGAGATTACTAACACAATGGGTCAATTGAAAGACAAACTGATTCAATTTTTGGAAAAAAGTGAACTGGCCCTTAAGCGAAAAGAAGCGGAAAAAAAAGCAAAGTCCATTCTCGTTTTGTACGAAGGATGCATTCAAATGTGGAAGTTAACAGGCGATATATCTTATTTTGATCAATTTAAAGATCTGTTAATTGCCTGA
- a CDS encoding FAD-dependent monooxygenase yields MNHNNNKQPIYDVIISGAGPVGLFLACELALAKCSVIILEKAENPYSPLKQLPFGIRGLSAPSIEALYRRGLLKELEIYKRLKSPHQNSGIGTRRQVGHFAGIPFHDGDIDISQWKYRLPSSTDTSLISEMEELETILTRRAETLGVEIKRGVALTSFYQTEEGVTVQSGDQSFQGKWLVGCDGSRSIVRKAGGFGFAGTEPEFTGYSAKVDIADPEKLKPGRNVTAKGMYLQSQPGYLIIQDFDGGAFHNGEKPVTIEHLQNVIRRISNTDVTIITLHIATTWTDRARQVTSYRNGRILLAGDAAHIHSPLGGQGLNLGLGDAMNLGWKLAATIRKKAPEALLDSYHSERHPVGAQVLDWSRAQVAIMSPSSHARALNAIIRDLMDTRDGATYFAGRVWGVFTRYNLVGSDHPLVGHSVPNFELEDGSKIGEFMDEGQGILLDFDRNPSLKTLASEYGDAIKYTSGRVKEQLGLSALLVRPDGIVAWVSVGKPDEKSLIQTADLWF; encoded by the coding sequence ATGAATCACAATAACAACAAACAACCGATTTACGATGTAATCATTTCAGGTGCGGGACCTGTAGGCCTATTTCTTGCTTGCGAACTGGCACTGGCCAAATGTTCAGTAATTATCTTGGAAAAGGCGGAAAATCCGTATTCTCCATTAAAACAACTTCCTTTCGGAATACGGGGGCTCTCGGCACCTTCCATCGAAGCTCTCTACCGACGTGGGTTGCTAAAAGAACTTGAGATATATAAACGTTTGAAAAGTCCTCATCAAAATTCAGGCATAGGTACACGTCGCCAGGTGGGACATTTTGCCGGCATTCCCTTTCATGATGGTGATATCGATATCTCGCAGTGGAAGTACCGCCTACCAAGTTCGACTGACACCAGTTTGATTTCCGAAATGGAAGAACTGGAAACGATACTGACCCGTCGCGCAGAAACCTTGGGTGTGGAAATCAAGCGAGGGGTTGCATTGACTTCCTTTTATCAAACCGAGGAAGGAGTCACAGTTCAATCAGGCGATCAATCTTTTCAAGGCAAATGGCTCGTGGGCTGCGACGGAAGCCGTAGTATTGTTCGTAAGGCGGGCGGTTTTGGATTCGCCGGCACGGAACCTGAATTTACAGGTTACTCTGCGAAAGTGGATATCGCAGATCCTGAAAAGCTTAAACCCGGCAGAAACGTGACAGCGAAAGGTATGTATTTGCAATCACAACCGGGCTATCTAATCATACAGGATTTTGATGGTGGTGCTTTTCATAATGGGGAAAAACCTGTTACAATCGAACACCTACAAAATGTTATACGTCGAATCTCGAACACCGACGTTACCATTATTACGCTGCATATTGCAACTACTTGGACCGACCGGGCACGACAGGTCACATCCTACCGCAACGGACGGATTCTTTTAGCAGGTGATGCCGCTCACATTCATTCACCGTTAGGTGGTCAAGGACTGAACCTTGGACTCGGCGACGCCATGAATCTGGGTTGGAAACTCGCAGCAACCATTCGAAAGAAAGCTCCGGAAGCTTTACTAGACAGTTATCATTCGGAACGGCACCCAGTAGGTGCGCAGGTTCTGGATTGGTCACGAGCTCAAGTAGCCATCATGAGTCCTAGTTCGCATGCCCGTGCACTCAATGCAATTATCCGCGATCTTATGGATACTCGCGATGGTGCCACTTATTTTGCGGGAAGGGTGTGGGGTGTTTTCACTCGCTATAATCTCGTCGGCAGCGATCACCCTCTTGTAGGCCACAGTGTTCCCAACTTTGAACTCGAAGACGGTTCAAAAATCGGCGAATTCATGGACGAGGGACAAGGGATACTACTTGATTTTGATAGGAACCCTTCCCTTAAAACGTTGGCGAGTGAATACGGTGATGCTATCAAATACACTAGCGGCCGGGTGAAAGAACAATTAGGTTTGAGCGCTTTACTTGTTCGCCCTGACGGCATCGTGGCTTGGGTTTCTGTTGGGAAACCGGATGAAAAATCATTAATACAAACAGCTGATTTGTGGTTTTAA
- a CDS encoding FAD-dependent oxidoreductase: protein MFQTNHTPIAIIGAGLGGLTLARVLHVHGIAATIFEAETSPNARGQGGMLDIHEYNGQIALKEAGLYDRFLEIINAGAQASRILDKYSNVLLDEPDEGTGGRPEVLRGDLRRILLNSLPADTICWGYKIKEASSLGEGKHLLTFANGSSVTTDLLVGADGAWSKVRPLLSQAKPEYVGTSFIETFLHDCDTRHKASAEAVGGGAMYALSPGKGISAHREPNQVLHTYVQLTKPKDWFDNIDFSNPKNALDYIAKEFDGWAPELIALITEGETNPVLRPIHTLPAEHRWDRIPGITLLGDAAHLMPPSGEGANLAMFDGAELAKAIVSHPGDLEAALSFYETQLFPRSSVEAVESEGVLELCLGANSPQSLVDFFNSVKTIN, encoded by the coding sequence ATGTTTCAAACAAATCACACTCCAATTGCAATCATAGGCGCCGGGCTCGGTGGCCTGACACTCGCGCGAGTCCTACATGTTCATGGTATTGCAGCTACGATTTTCGAAGCGGAAACATCTCCAAATGCGCGGGGACAAGGAGGGATGCTTGATATTCACGAATACAACGGACAGATTGCACTGAAAGAAGCGGGGCTCTACGATCGGTTCCTTGAAATCATCAATGCAGGTGCTCAAGCGTCTCGGATACTTGATAAGTACAGCAATGTTTTACTTGATGAACCGGACGAAGGCACAGGTGGGCGACCTGAGGTTTTGCGAGGTGACCTTCGCAGGATTCTCTTGAATTCACTTCCTGCTGACACGATTTGTTGGGGATACAAAATCAAAGAAGCGTCTTCGCTTGGCGAGGGAAAACATTTGCTCACATTTGCAAATGGCTCAAGCGTCACGACAGACCTCCTCGTGGGTGCCGATGGTGCTTGGTCAAAGGTTCGTCCACTTCTCTCTCAAGCAAAACCGGAGTATGTCGGCACATCATTTATCGAAACGTTCCTGCATGACTGTGACACTCGTCACAAAGCGAGCGCGGAAGCGGTTGGAGGCGGAGCGATGTATGCACTTTCTCCCGGAAAAGGGATTTCTGCACATCGTGAACCCAATCAGGTATTGCACACTTATGTGCAATTGACCAAACCAAAAGATTGGTTTGATAACATAGACTTCTCTAACCCGAAAAATGCATTGGACTATATAGCCAAAGAATTCGATGGCTGGGCTCCGGAACTCATAGCTCTCATTACGGAAGGAGAAACGAACCCAGTACTTCGCCCTATCCATACACTTCCGGCCGAACATAGATGGGATCGCATTCCCGGTATTACATTACTGGGCGATGCTGCACATTTAATGCCTCCCTCAGGCGAAGGTGCCAATCTGGCAATGTTTGACGGTGCGGAACTTGCAAAAGCAATCGTTTCCCATCCAGGTGACCTGGAAGCCGCTCTCAGCTTTTACGAAACACAACTCTTTCCCCGCAGTTCTGTTGAAGCGGTAGAGTCGGAAGGTGTCTTGGAACTTTGTCTCGGTGCAAACTCACCTCAGAGCCTGGTTGATTTTTTCAACAGTGTAAAAACGATCAATTAA
- a CDS encoding TetR/AcrR family transcriptional regulator, with protein sequence MGLRELKKKQTRKAISDMATKLFIERGYHEVTTAEIAKLANVSVPTLFNYFENKESLVFDEDVEREERLIDAVVSRKKGVSILDALLEFGLKNPAFNPANRKLVQDFRNLIKSTPELSVYERQIMMRYESSLAKTIQKEAKKKLSEVEAGSIAHFISDAFYRASNATNPSKALETIFEILKNGWEE encoded by the coding sequence TTGGGACTAAGAGAATTAAAAAAGAAACAAACCCGCAAAGCTATCTCCGATATGGCAACCAAACTCTTTATAGAGCGGGGTTATCATGAGGTTACTACCGCGGAAATTGCCAAACTCGCCAATGTTTCCGTGCCGACCTTATTTAATTATTTTGAAAACAAAGAGTCTCTTGTTTTCGATGAGGATGTGGAGCGAGAAGAAAGGCTTATCGACGCTGTCGTATCCCGAAAGAAAGGAGTTTCCATACTGGATGCTCTCCTTGAATTCGGATTGAAGAATCCTGCATTCAATCCTGCCAATCGTAAACTCGTTCAAGACTTTAGAAATCTGATCAAGTCGACTCCGGAGCTTTCGGTCTATGAGAGACAAATCATGATGAGATACGAGAGTTCACTCGCAAAAACGATTCAAAAAGAGGCAAAGAAGAAGTTGAGCGAAGTGGAAGCCGGCTCCATTGCTCATTTTATTTCAGATGCCTTTTACAGAGCAAGCAATGCCACTAATCCGAGTAAGGCTCTCGAAACAATTTTTGAGATTTTAAAGAATGGATGGGAAGAGTGA
- a CDS encoding NmrA family NAD(P)-binding protein: protein MKIIITGSLGNISKPLTIDLVGKGHSVTVISSKLEKQKEIEALGAKAAIGPLEDVSFLVKSFTGADVAYCMIPPNNYFDHNLDLIEYYHRIGNNYVQAIQESGVKRVIHLSSIGAHLDQGTGIILGHHYVEGVLNKLSNVAITFMRPTAFYYNLYGFLDTIKRTGVIASNYGEEDKVPWVSPIDIARAIAEEIGLPPVDRKVRYVASEELTCNEVAAILGAAIGKPDLKWKVITNEQMQNGLEAVGMAPRIASGLVELNAALHDGTLSENYFRNRPEMGKVRLSDFAKEFAIAFKQN, encoded by the coding sequence ATGAAAATTATCATAACAGGTTCGCTAGGAAATATCAGTAAGCCGCTAACGATAGATTTGGTGGGAAAAGGACATTCTGTAACAGTTATCAGTAGTAAGCTGGAAAAACAAAAAGAGATTGAAGCGTTAGGGGCAAAGGCAGCTATCGGACCTTTGGAAGATGTTTCTTTTCTTGTGAAAAGTTTTACGGGAGCTGACGTCGCATATTGTATGATACCGCCAAACAACTACTTTGATCATAATCTTGATCTGATAGAGTATTATCATCGAATCGGGAATAATTACGTGCAAGCGATTCAAGAATCGGGAGTAAAACGCGTGATTCATCTCAGTAGCATCGGCGCACATTTGGATCAGGGCACAGGTATCATTCTAGGTCATCATTACGTAGAGGGTGTCTTAAACAAACTTTCGAACGTTGCCATCACCTTTATGCGCCCGACAGCCTTTTATTATAATTTATACGGCTTCTTGGATACGATAAAAAGAACCGGCGTTATCGCGTCGAATTACGGAGAAGAGGACAAGGTGCCATGGGTCTCTCCGATTGATATTGCAAGAGCGATTGCAGAAGAAATAGGACTACCTCCTGTTGATAGAAAAGTAAGATATGTTGCCAGTGAAGAACTTACTTGTAATGAAGTGGCCGCTATCTTAGGCGCGGCTATCGGAAAGCCCGATTTGAAATGGAAAGTGATCACCAATGAACAGATGCAAAACGGATTGGAAGCTGTCGGAATGGCTCCACGAATTGCTTCCGGTTTAGTGGAGTTGAATGCTGCGCTTCATGACGGTACACTCTCGGAGAATTATTTTCGGAACAGACCTGAGATGGGTAAAGTGAGGCTGTCTGATTTTGCGAAAGAATTTGCTATCGCATTTAAACAAAATTGA
- a CDS encoding helix-turn-helix domain-containing protein, translating to MTSLQPQRLKTISEYHQLMGFLKPEHPLISVINFEFIKRLPRNESISLVFDFYSIALKRNFNGKMKYGQQEYDFDEGVLLFIAPGQVFGIEVDKDSLLKHSGWMVLVHPDFLWNTTLAKTIKRYEYFDYSVNEALYLSDKEEATITNIIQNIENEYHSNIDHFSQDVMIAQLELLLTYGERFYHRQFITRKITNHKILTRLEDILSEYFNGDSLAKRGLPTVQYIAEALNVSPNYLSGLLKVLTGQSTQQHIHDKLIEKAKEKLSTTDLSVREIAYELGFEHPQSFNKLFKTKTNVSPLEFRQSFH from the coding sequence ATGACGAGTTTGCAACCTCAAAGACTTAAGACGATCAGCGAATACCATCAGCTGATGGGGTTTCTTAAACCGGAACATCCGTTAATCAGTGTGATCAATTTTGAATTCATCAAACGTTTGCCCAGAAACGAATCCATCAGTTTGGTATTTGATTTTTACTCCATTGCACTTAAAAGAAATTTTAACGGCAAAATGAAATACGGTCAGCAGGAATATGATTTTGACGAAGGTGTACTTCTTTTTATCGCGCCCGGTCAGGTTTTCGGAATCGAGGTTGATAAAGACTCATTATTAAAACATTCGGGATGGATGGTTCTCGTTCATCCCGATTTTTTATGGAATACTACTTTAGCCAAAACGATAAAGCGATATGAATATTTCGATTATTCCGTAAACGAAGCACTCTATCTTTCCGATAAGGAAGAAGCTACGATTACGAACATTATACAAAACATCGAAAATGAGTATCATTCAAACATCGATCATTTCAGTCAGGATGTAATGATTGCTCAATTGGAATTGTTGCTAACTTACGGTGAAAGATTTTATCATCGTCAGTTTATAACAAGGAAGATTACGAATCATAAAATTCTTACCCGTTTGGAAGATATTCTTTCGGAGTATTTCAACGGTGATTCTTTGGCAAAAAGAGGATTGCCGACCGTTCAATACATTGCCGAAGCATTGAACGTATCTCCCAATTACTTAAGCGGACTTTTGAAAGTATTAACAGGACAAAGTACACAACAACATATCCATGATAAATTGATTGAAAAAGCCAAAGAGAAATTATCCACTACCGACTTGTCCGTAAGGGAAATTGCATATGAGTTGGGCTTTGAACATCCGCAGTCATTCAACAAATTGTTCAAAACGAAAACGAATGTTTCTCCTTTGGAATTCAGACAATCATTTCATTGA
- a CDS encoding AraC family transcriptional regulator has translation MTNRKKLQTSRPAGKISDREGRSVMSEKISETKRLKLVQLLEHLVPEERVIPSVVEGVRLFRVDRSSPRAQKAYEPGIIILAQGQKRVFLGDEIYTYNALNYLVLSVPLPIECETTASSEEPILGIYITVDPSSVGEILLEMNDDLRYNEESLPKGIYTSHLTDVLTDTTIRLLEALSSPMDGRILGPMIVKEIVYRVLCSEPGGALHAMAYHNRRFFKIARVLNRIHESFNDLLDVKSLATDAGMSVSTFHSSFKAVTNVSPIQYIKNVRLHKARILMTQDGLNVYNAALRVGYESPSQFSREYKRFFGVTPGKDTGPEANDGKYLNFESQSILSV, from the coding sequence ATGACCAATAGGAAAAAATTACAGACTTCCCGACCGGCAGGTAAAATTTCAGATAGAGAAGGTAGATCCGTTATGTCGGAAAAGATCAGCGAAACAAAACGACTCAAGTTAGTACAACTTTTAGAACATCTGGTCCCGGAAGAACGGGTCATACCTTCCGTAGTGGAAGGGGTAAGATTATTTCGTGTCGATAGGTCGTCTCCTCGTGCACAGAAAGCTTACGAACCGGGCATCATCATTCTGGCACAAGGCCAAAAGCGTGTATTCTTAGGTGATGAAATCTATACATACAACGCTCTCAATTATCTGGTTCTTTCCGTTCCACTTCCCATCGAATGCGAAACCACAGCCAGCTCCGAAGAACCGATTTTGGGAATCTATATCACGGTCGATCCCTCCTCCGTAGGAGAAATTTTACTAGAGATGAACGATGATCTTCGTTACAACGAGGAGTCTCTTCCGAAAGGAATTTATACATCTCATTTAACAGACGTTCTTACCGACACTACGATCCGGCTTTTGGAAGCGCTCTCATCTCCGATGGACGGACGAATCCTCGGCCCTATGATTGTAAAAGAGATCGTATATCGGGTTCTATGCAGTGAGCCGGGAGGAGCTCTTCATGCAATGGCATACCATAACAGACGTTTCTTTAAGATTGCCCGCGTTCTCAATCGGATACATGAGTCTTTTAATGATCTTCTTGATGTAAAATCTCTGGCAACGGATGCAGGCATGAGCGTGTCCACATTCCACTCCAGTTTTAAAGCAGTAACAAATGTATCTCCCATCCAATACATCAAAAACGTCAGACTCCACAAAGCACGCATACTTATGACCCAAGACGGATTGAATGTTTATAATGCTGCACTTCGCGTGGGTTACGAAAGTCCTTCGCAATTCAGCCGAGAATACAAACGTTTCTTCGGAGTCACCCCCGGAAAAGATACAGGTCCGGAAGCAAATGACGGAAAATATCTAAACTTTGAAAGCCAATCCATCTTGAGTGTGTGA
- a CDS encoding NAD(P)-dependent alcohol dehydrogenase, translating into MTIKVLGYAAKSSTTPLAPLQIERRVTRPDDVEIEILYCGVCHSDLHQARNDWGGSVYPVVPGHEIIGRVSNVGSAVSRFKIGDSVGVGCMVDSCRNCSACKQGLEQYCEQFPTYTYNGTDRHDGMPTYGGYSEKIIVSDAFVVKIPDGLDPKGAAPLLCAGITTWSPLAHWKIGKGNKVAVIGLGGLGHMAIKFAKALGAEVTLFTRTKGKEEDAKRLGADRVVFSTNIEQMSRVTGQFDLIIDTVPSIHDLNPYLPTLSLNGTIVLVGYLGGLEPVLNTVPLIMGRKSVAGSVIGGIAETQEMLDFCGKHGITSDVEVIPIQKINEAYERMLESDVKYRFVIDIASLKESRV; encoded by the coding sequence ATGACTATAAAAGTACTTGGATACGCAGCGAAATCGTCCACTACACCTTTGGCACCATTACAAATTGAGCGCCGTGTCACTCGTCCGGACGATGTGGAGATTGAAATTCTATACTGCGGAGTGTGCCATTCCGATCTGCACCAAGCGCGCAACGATTGGGGTGGGAGTGTTTATCCGGTCGTTCCCGGTCATGAAATCATAGGAAGAGTCTCTAACGTCGGTTCTGCTGTGTCTCGTTTTAAAATAGGAGATTCTGTTGGTGTCGGTTGCATGGTGGATTCCTGCAGGAATTGTTCGGCATGCAAACAAGGTTTGGAACAGTATTGTGAACAATTTCCCACATATACTTATAATGGAACGGATCGCCACGATGGGATGCCTACGTATGGGGGTTATTCCGAAAAAATCATAGTTTCCGATGCATTCGTCGTGAAAATTCCGGATGGTCTTGATCCGAAGGGAGCCGCACCTTTGTTATGCGCTGGAATTACCACATGGTCTCCTTTGGCCCATTGGAAGATCGGGAAAGGAAATAAAGTTGCAGTTATTGGGCTAGGTGGTCTAGGTCATATGGCGATCAAATTTGCAAAAGCTTTGGGTGCGGAAGTCACTTTGTTCACTCGCACAAAAGGAAAAGAAGAGGATGCGAAACGATTAGGTGCGGATCGGGTCGTTTTTTCAACTAACATAGAACAGATGTCAAGAGTAACGGGTCAATTCGATCTGATCATCGATACTGTACCGAGCATTCATGATCTGAATCCCTATCTTCCTACGTTATCTCTAAACGGAACAATCGTGTTAGTCGGTTATCTGGGAGGTTTGGAGCCTGTATTGAACACTGTGCCTTTGATTATGGGGCGCAAATCCGTCGCTGGTTCCGTGATCGGTGGAATTGCGGAAACTCAGGAGATGTTGGATTTTTGCGGTAAACATGGAATTACTTCCGATGTAGAAGTGATTCCGATTCAGAAAATCAACGAAGCATACGAGCGAATGTTGGAAAGCGATGTCAAGTATCGTTTTGTAATCGATATAGCATCATTGAAGGAAAGTAGGGTATAA
- a CDS encoding aldo/keto reductase: MNQRKLGNSGLEVSSLGFGAMGMSFGYGPPKDKNEMISVLRSAVEEGVTFFDTAEVYGPFLNEELVGEALAPFRGKVVIATKFGFKPDAGGKWNDLDSRPEHIKEVAEASLKRLKVDAIDLFYQHRVDPLVPIEDVAGAVKDLIKEGKVKHFGLSEAGVKTIRRAHSVQPVTALQSEYSLWWREPEEEIIPTLEELGIGFVPFSPLGRGFLTGKIATQTKFDGTDFRSIAPRFQSENLKANQVFVDLLEKVAKEKNATPGQIALAWLLARKPWIVPIPGTTKKERLTENNQADRIELTKADLQEIETVAGKIKAQGERYPEHLQKKIDR, encoded by the coding sequence ATGAATCAACGTAAATTAGGAAATAGCGGCTTGGAAGTTTCTTCACTTGGATTCGGAGCCATGGGAATGAGTTTCGGTTACGGCCCTCCGAAAGATAAAAACGAAATGATTTCCGTCCTTCGAAGTGCTGTTGAAGAGGGAGTGACATTCTTTGATACTGCGGAAGTATATGGTCCGTTCCTGAATGAGGAATTGGTAGGGGAAGCGCTTGCCCCTTTTCGTGGAAAAGTTGTGATCGCTACTAAGTTCGGTTTTAAACCGGATGCAGGCGGAAAATGGAACGATTTGGATAGTCGTCCGGAACATATCAAAGAAGTAGCAGAAGCATCGTTGAAGCGACTGAAAGTCGATGCAATTGATCTTTTTTACCAACATCGTGTGGATCCCCTTGTTCCTATTGAAGATGTTGCAGGTGCCGTGAAAGATCTAATCAAAGAAGGTAAGGTGAAACACTTCGGGCTCTCCGAAGCAGGGGTTAAAACAATCCGTCGTGCTCACTCGGTTCAACCGGTGACCGCCTTACAGAGCGAATACTCGCTTTGGTGGAGAGAGCCGGAAGAAGAAATCATTCCGACTTTGGAAGAGCTGGGAATCGGATTTGTGCCATTCAGCCCTTTGGGGAGGGGATTTTTGACAGGCAAGATCGCTACGCAGACTAAATTCGATGGCACCGACTTTCGTAGCATAGCTCCACGCTTTCAATCGGAAAATCTGAAAGCCAATCAAGTGTTTGTCGATCTTTTGGAGAAAGTAGCGAAAGAAAAAAATGCAACACCCGGACAAATTGCACTTGCATGGTTGCTTGCCCGTAAGCCATGGATCGTTCCCATTCCGGGAACAACTAAGAAAGAACGTCTAACAGAGAACAACCAAGCGGACCGGATCGAACTGACAAAGGCCGACCTTCAGGAAATTGAAACGGTGGCGGGGAAGATCAAAGCTCAAGGAGAACGTTATCCCGAGCACTTGCAGAAAAAAATCGATCGTTGA
- a CDS encoding transmembrane 220 family protein — MSILFKIINVVFALLFFTSAALQYNDPDPIHWIFIYGLAAILCSLAVAGKFYLPLIYILFGAVLLQLLILSDGAFQWYLQGSENMLSTPMSKDKPYIEEIREFFGALIVLGSNLFLLYRANKGKGKQS; from the coding sequence ATGAGTATTTTATTTAAAATCATTAATGTTGTTTTCGCTCTTCTATTTTTTACATCGGCTGCATTGCAGTACAATGATCCCGATCCAATTCATTGGATTTTTATCTATGGATTGGCGGCTATCTTATGTAGTCTTGCCGTAGCCGGTAAGTTTTATCTACCTTTGATTTATATTTTATTCGGTGCTGTCTTATTGCAGCTTCTGATTCTTTCCGACGGTGCATTTCAATGGTATCTTCAAGGAAGTGAAAATATGCTCTCTACGCCTATGTCGAAAGACAAACCTTATATTGAGGAAATCAGGGAATTTTTCGGTGCTTTGATTGTGCTTGGATCCAATTTGTTTTTGCTTTATCGGGCAAATAAAGGGAAAGGGAAACAATCGTAA